TAAAAACCCCAAGCGAGTGGTTGTTATCTCCTCGCAATAACCTGCTAACTGCTGGTTATAAACTTTAACTAGAGCCGTATCAGCAACCTTTAAAGCTAAGTTTTTGGCCTTGATTAGTTTTTTATGTTCACGTAATAAACCAATATAACCTTCATAGATAAAACTTAAATTTTGGTCGATAAAACGCCTTCTTTGTTCCTGTTCCAGCTCGGCAAGGCGGATATCATCGTAGGCAAAAACTAAACAAGGAAAGCGCGTTAGTAGCTCCTTACGGTCGGTAATAGGGCTATCGTTAATTTTTATTTGCTTACGGCCTTGTTGCCAACTTACCAGCAGTTTTTCTTCGTTATCTCCATAATAACCGGCGGTAGCAAATTCCTTATTTTCGCTGCCAAGCTTCACAAGGTTAACATCATGCCTCTCCCTAAACGAAGAGGCCAATGAAAAGTAATAGATAGCCTCTAGCAAATTAGTTTTACCTTGCCCATTACTACCGGTAAATATAATGTGCTGATTATGAGTATTAAAGCTGCCGTTCTGTAAATTACGAAAGTTATAAGTATAAATGCGTTTGTACATAGGTATATTAAGATGTTAA
This portion of the Spirochaetaceae bacterium genome encodes:
- the recF gene encoding DNA replication and repair protein RecF (All proteins in this family for which functions are known are DNA-binding proteins that assist the filamentation of RecA onto DNA for the initiation of recombination or recombinational repair.); translation: MYKRIYTYNFRNLQNGSFNTHNQHIIFTGSNGQGKTNLLEAIYYFSLASSFRERHDVNLVKLGSENKEFATAGYYGDNEEKLLVSWQQGRKQIKINDSPITDRKELLTRFPCLVFAYDDIRLAELEQEQRRRFIDQNLSFIYEGYIGLLREHKKLIKAKNLALKVADTALVKVYNQQLAGYCEEITTTRLGFLENFNQKLQLLLTDIFEEPVTIKLESPFSGLKANEIEVYLNSKLDSELKRATALYGTHRDKYIFTGTYGEVAGFYSTGQKRALSVVLKIASTSLISATLPVKPVMLIDDVFLELDAKLKELMINLMPAYNQAFFTFLPGQNHFSKLTNALVYEVKKGELYVQ